The Cydia pomonella isolate Wapato2018A chromosome 11, ilCydPomo1, whole genome shotgun sequence DNA window tcaaatatagactaaattacaaatatctacGTAGGTATATGCTTTTATAAGTCTTAACACATGCGCACCATATATACGGATTCAAATTACATGCACCGCGTGCAAACacttataaaatcataatatttaacattagatGAAACAATTGTTAAAAGACATTAGAGAAAaagaacaaaaatataatatacataatcaaACATTAGTCATAAAAGTGTCTTTAATCTCATtattttcgggaaattaccatACGGACTTATTTTGAAATTCGCAATCAAAAAATTATCCATTTACCTAAATAATCTCTTATAAGTACATAACGATTACTAAGAAGGGCATCAATTACCCTACTTTCGGGAAATTACCCTATTCGACCTACTGGTCATACTCCTGTTCCGCAGAAATTGAAATTGGAATATCGTGATCTTACGTACGAtaacatgataattgataaacttACCTATGAAAAGTTATCCCATCTCTTTTTTTAGTCTGATCTGTATAATTCTTATAACACTTGACCACGCATGTcggcatattttatatttttcttccacCAATTTACTCAAATGACATGTCGATCCGACTGACGGCAAATTGGTGCATGAgggcatagagataactgtcaatgtctgtgtgtcacgcgtaaatactaggaaattggtggatgatggaatcctagttgtgttttacCGATACTCCGTCCGCAGTATTATTAGTCCAaggtacggtcgaggaaatttaTTATTTCACAGTTCACGGTTCGCTTTACATCGGACATATTTTAggataagtatgtacaaccaaaACTTAAACcgcaaactgctaaagaatcaatttcctcgaccgtccttaggttttttttaaccaTAAACCATATACTTTTgcggtaattttatttaaaagatttttaacCGTTAATCTAGCAACGTACACAAAACTCTACGTAACCTTTGGccctttttcaatttttttcccaaccaggaggcgtattctgatttctCCAACCAGAAACGTCACGTTTGACATAGACAGAACATATCCATAATAAAActagatcaaattcataacctgttatatATTACAATCAAAATACGCCTTCAGAACCATTATTACTATTGAGCGCTAAACGAGCTTGAAATTGCATACTACCTTCTCTTTTTTGTGCCCGATTAAACggttaagaggcaacaggagtggtcatttctccatacaaatgtactCTACTGTTTCCTTCGTGGTTTTTGAAGcaagagcaatgattttttcaatacagattattatttttaatatctgtgttggactgttttgctttttttgatatttttgtttcttaaggcggtAATGCTCTTCAAATAtacgcaaaaacggcctaatttactaggccgcaaagagaagcattcaaaattgacgtcaatcagcctaaaaagcaaaacagtcacagataatttcattaccatcgCATTTAGATCTCaatatttcgttacatttggttacgttttggaggaggaaacatcgttttttgaaatttttacgcaggatttttcgccaaacctggcgttgtccttatcgcactagttttaggagccgcttccgttagtgAAACGGGTATATTCACCTAAATCTCAGCTCAAGTATCCTCGTAAGTGGATTTTCTGTTTGCGTTGTCTTGAATATTATTTCTATCcgattttcattaatattttattgaaatgaatAAATTGACGTGTTTCAATCATATACCTCAGAGCAAACCTGCTATGTTTTTATCCACTACCAAATCGGGGACGTCCTCGCAAGAAGGAGGGACATGATCATTAATTAAGAGGACTGCAGATGTTCAGAAGAAACGCGCAATTAGTCGCCAGAGGGAAGAAAGGCGTTAAGGGAAATATAACCTCCTTTATTACAATTGCTTATATGTAGCAAGCAATATATATGTAGGTTTGGGTATtctttttaattctttttaagACCGTTACCGTAATCGTCTAGGGAATTTACCTACCTTGtatattttcaccacatcagCTGGTAAACGCGCTctagattgttcaaaaactgacgagaatgttgcattttatccacatgtgtggcaaagtaaactgatgcaaattttgagctgtttccttatgttggctggtagaattgactttaaaaTCTTGAtgttgaatgataaatatttaataatgttcatttggatgtgatttggtttgattttgctTGAGTGAGGTGAACATTTTTATGTTTCACTtgggggcaaaatttgtttaagcCTGGTAAacctcgcaatgctcaagattccactttttgaaccaattaaattttgaaatcttcCGCTTACTCTGGTATCAATTTCatcacgagcggttaaacaacaactttacccccttgtaaaacaatagtacatttcgatgctagtgcggaaagtatgtcattacttcacgagtaccgagatatcttaCCTTATCGTACCGaggcaagactcgggacgagtgaagaatgacattttcgcacgtgtatcgaacgactttttttaatacagttgcgaaaaaataagaaaaacaataaggcatttttttatgcatgttctataagatagaaacatttgtaaatataaaacattgtactattattacctaagtattgttatttacgattattttgtatattgtggttatttatgtatttaaattgtgtaaaaacaatatcgaatgttgccgttggaaacttaaaacatgcttgcagtaagaataaacgcctcttctttgacaagcgtttcggcagctattccattccattcagacaacttattaagaacggtttttcaatattcaatattaaaaaataaatgtgttataatgatgaagaggtaagtaataaaatatgaaatatgtatattgttattattcttacattaacagtaggtttttattttcattacgacttttaaaggaaactaacattaacactcatcaataagtagtaatgaattggaacaagtataaatttaaaaaaattggaaaagtgaaaagcactagttcgcgaaaactAACTTTCCGCGCGCTAAACAGCTacagcactttttgagcaactgtattaaaaataactattttcctATGGAGCTAGAATAGAAACATGATAGATCTAGCACCTATTTGAGCGTAtggacatttaattttattgaattccatGAGACAATAAAAACTACATAAACTCCATAATATGAGTACTTGCATTGCAACTATAGTCCAAAATATTTTACTGGAAAATACAAGAGGGCTTTTatccaaataatatttttttattaatgaaccGAATATATTATGAACCTAAATGATCACGTAATTAACAGTTTTTGCCACCATATGGTaaacaattaattatataaatgttTACTTAATCCCTTTCTGAAAATTCATTGCTGTTGGTCGTTTAATATCAttcagataatatttatttttcatcacgaATGTTGACACTTAACTAAACTGTACGCgttgtaatttatatgtatacagtATGCCTCCCATCACACGCATTGACTCTGgacgcctagcgtggtatgcgtatattttgttctaattattgtttactttagaatagaatagaataactttatttgcatagaataagtacatattttggtGTCCACAGATGTGATGGCTCACGATGGATGGATCGTGCGGCAAGTTGTTATACACTTTATATAATGAAGTCTTAGAAATACTATCATGTACAAGACGACCTTCATTTCTCGTGTCCCTCGGAAACACACTTTTGGCCGTCGTGAAAAGTTCCATATGGTTCTTGACGAAAATGCACGACTCCAATATATACAAAGACGGAAGCGTCAGgatctttaaatttttgaacatTTCTCTACATGACTTATAAGGGCGTGAATCACAGATTGCTCGGATACATTTATTCTGTGCAATAAATACTCTATCCAGACTTGAACTGCACCCCCAAAGGATAAGGCCGTACCTCAAATTTGAACTAATATAGCCGCTTATCACGGCTATATTAGAGGCTTGTAAACCGGACGTGCGTCTCAGTCTCCTCAAAACATACACAaacctatttatttttgaacaatCTTTTTCAATCTGTCCGTTCTAGTCCAGATATTTATCTAATTTTAAACCTAAAAATGTTACGTTATCCATTTCggctatagttttatttttatagtgtaTATTTAATTCTTCACTTTTGCCGAGTTTTGTATTAAATTGTACATAGTTCGTTTTCTCAACAGTTATTTGCAAATTATGTTTACCTAGCCAATCGATTACAAAGAtcaacatttcatttattttttccacGTGCTTTTTGATActctcatatttatttaatgtaaatttagTGGACTTAAGTAAAATGCACTGGTTTTCTTTGAGAAACAAAATGTAATctgacaaatagtaaaaatagacaaaaacagtataaaaaaccatagacaaaaataagtaaaaaaaggtaaaattatataaaaggtTGTGCAGTCTTGCACATTCTCCCCTTTTTTAAAGAGAAACAGAAACGGGAACTTTAGCGAGCTTTTTGAGGGGTCTCCGTAAAACCCCTGCGGCGGTGGCGATATCTGCTACTCTTACTATCCCGTCTCTACCGGGGTACAATGCGGTAATACGACCCTTGGGCCAGGAGCCTCTAGGCAGGTTGGAGTCACACACTATTACGACGTCGCCCACTGCAATATTAGGTGGAGAGCCTCCTCCGGTGCGTGGTGACAAGCAAGGCAGGTATTCTTTCACCCAGCGCTGCCAGAAGTGGTCAGCGAGTCTTACTGCTCTGCGCCACTTGTTCCTGCTGAGAAGATCCGCCTCGGTCAGGGTAGCGGGAATAGGGCGTCCAGATGGAGATGTGAGTATAAAATGGGCCGGTGTTAAAGCCTCATCAGCATCGGAATCGAGTGAGACATGTGTAAGTGGTCGCGTATTGACAAGGGCTTCAGCCTCTGCTAACAGTGTGCTTAAAACTTCGTCTGAGGGAGCCTGTTCTCTGAGGGTCACTTTCAAAGCTCCTTTGACACTGCGAACTAATCGCTCCCACGCTCCACCCATAAAAGGTGCTGCGGGAGGAATAAAACGCCAATTGATTGATTCGTTGGCAGCAAAATCTTCAACAGAGTCGGCGTAAAGAGCTCGTAACTCCCTGTTTGCTCCAACAAAGGCTGTTCCGTGGTCTGACCAGATCTCTTGTGGTGTTCCTCGACGAGCAATAAAACGGCGTAGACACATTATGGCCGCGTCTGTCGTTAAACTGTGTACCACTTCAAGATGTACGGCGCGTATGACGAGACACGTAAATAGGGCAACGTAGCGTTTCTCCCTTCTGCGACCAACTGAAACAAGGACGGGTCCAAAGTAGTCTAGACCGACAAAGGAAAACGGTCTTTGATGATGAGCCAATCGACACTCTGGTAGATTTCCCATCGGTGGTGTGAATGTTCTGGCACGGCGAAGTTTACAAAACTGGCAACCATGGGCTACTGATCGGGCAGCATTTCTAAGGCCTAAAATCCAAAATCTTTGGTGGAGCTCGTTCAAGACTTTTTCTTTGTTCGCATGGCCAGCCTTTTGATGATATCTGGCTATTAAGAGGCGTACTGCCGGATGCTTTCCGTCTAAAATCAGCGGTCGCTTAACTTCATCAGTGACGCCTGCGGCTGCCGCTATACGACTGAACATTCGAAGTTGACCGTTGTCATCTAAGAAGGGGGACAGTTTGAAAAGGCGGCTGCTTCGAGGCAACGGGTCTCGGTTCTTTATTCGCAAGATATCTTCTTTGAAGGAATCCAGTTGGCTTTGCCGTAAAATATGAGTTTCGGCTAGACGAATATCGCTCGCGGTTATTTTTGGTGGGATATTAGGGGGATTAGAAGTACCAGGAGAGGATGTGCAAGTTGGATGGAAGGTACATAAGTGTCCCTCAAGACGAGGAAGGTTGAAGTTCGCATCTCGTCTTCTCATACTACGCATTCGCAATAATGATATGAATAGATGCGCCTTTGCCGTTGCTCGCACCATTCTCAGCCACGAGCTGAATCGACTTGGATCCGCAGAGACTGGTGCGGGCAGATCAGTCTCGGTGATAAGatgaatgatatttttatacTCTTCGCGGCCTAGTCCGCTGACATCAACTTGAGGTTCAGCGGGCCAGTCCGAAGAAAGGAGAAAGCCGGGTCCTGAGATCCAGCGAGATTCTGTAGAGAGCACAATGCGTTTCACGCGTGTGGCATCATCGGCTACGTTTAGGTCACTCGGTACCCAGTGCCATTCGCTGATGTTTGTAAGCTCTAGTATCTCGCCTACTCTATGAGATACAAAGGGTTTAAGGGTGCGCGCATCACTACGAAGCCAACCCAGCACAGTCATCGAGTCGCACCAGAAAACTCGTCTCATTGGCTTTAGTCGGTGGGCTTCGCATATCGACATGGCAAGGCGCGCAGCTATTAGAGCACCTTGAAGTTCTAAACGGGGAATGGAGACAGGCCTGATTGGAGAAACACGGACTTTACTGCAGATGAGAGAGAGTCTTATATCACCATTCACATAAAGAAAGCGCCAATAGGCCACAGCAGCATACGCGGACTCACTTGCATCCGAAAACACATGTAATTCGCACCCTGCTACCTCGAGATCGCTCAAATTATAGCGGCGTGGTATCCTTAAACTGGAAGTGGAGATCAGATCTTGAAACCAAGACTTCCACGCGGCGCTGTCACATTGAGAGAGCTCCTGGTCCCAGTTCAAACCCTTGCGCCAAGCGTCTTGAAACATTATACGACCACGAACGACGATTGGTGCAAGGATTCCAAGCGGATCATAAATTCTCATTACGTGCACTAGAACCCCTCGCTTTGTTAACTTCTCCGGCAACACGGTATCTTTTTTTACACCTGTATTAAATCCTATCAGGTCGTTAGCGGGTTGCCAGATAAGGCCTAGCGTGCGAACGGGCGTAGCCAGGCGACCTAATTCGACGTCAATATTATTAGCGCGAGGCACCTCGAGCAAGGATTCCTTCGGCAACAACGAGAGCGCGCTTGGACTATTTGACGTCCAGCTGCGCATCTCAAAACCGGCGTGAGCATGTACGGTATAAATATCAGCTGCCAGCTTGGCAGCTTTGTCAATTTCGTCTAAGCTAGTAATGCAATCGTCCATGTAATGGTCATCGATGATTACTCGAGCTGCCTCAGGATAAGTTTCCTGCCATTCTagagcatttttatttttgatgtgTATGGCAGTAAACGGGCTCGATGCAGCGCCAAAAATCATGGATGACATGCGGAATGTTCTTACTGGTTCACTTGGGGTATCTCGCCACAGAAACCTTTGCGCGTCTCTatctttttcaattattttgatttgcgGAAACATTTCACGAATATCGGCATTTAAAGCTATAGCACCCTCACGAAAACGCATTAGAATACCCAGCAAAGGTTGCAAAAGATCAGGGCCAGTCAATAACAAAGAGTTTAATGACACGCCGTGAGATTTTGCAGCCGCGTCGTGTACCGTTCGCAATTTATTGGGTTTATTTGGGTTAATCACGCCAAAGTGAGGAAGGTACCAAACAGGACGTCCAGAAGCAGGACCAGAAGAACATTGTTCAGCGTATTCTTTAGATAACATGTCATGAACATTGTGACGATAACGTTCGGCATAGCAAGGATCTTTCATCATTTTCTTCTCTAAGCTGAGGAATCTGGACAGTGCTAACTTGTAACTGTCAGGAATATCCAGATTATCAGCCTTCCATAGCAATCCTACCTCAAAACGGCCACCCGGCAGACGGTGAGCCGTGCTCTCTAGTACTTGTATGGCACGCTCATCGTCAGCATTGCGGGCCTCTTTTTTCGATATACCAATTGAATCGATCTTAAATTGCTCCCTAATGAGTCGTTCTAGAGTGAAACAATCGCTATCAGAGTCAGTCTCGCTTAATGTGATATGGTTTACAACGTCAACCCGTTTAGTCTTGCTGCAACCGAAACCAAACAAAACCCAGCCAAGGGCTGTTAAAATGGCTGCAGGTTGTGTCTTGGTTCCTTTGCGCACGTCTGTAGCAAGTGATAAGTGCCAGTTGTCAAGTCCTATTATCAGCATAGGCTTTACGTCCCCGTAGCAAAATTCACCGGCTATATCTGCTAAGTAAGGGTATTTGCGCACACTATCTTGATACGCACACTGTCGTGCAGCGCCTAAACCGTTAATTGATCTAGCCTTTTTAATAGAGTGAACTTCGGTTGAATGACGACcctgtatattaaaattaacatactGCACTTTAATGTCCTTGCTTAAACCAACTACGCAATCTAAGTGAATTAGCCTATCGGAAGCCTTCGCTCCAATTTGAGACGAAATTTCAGAGTCAATATACGTTCCTGAGGACCCATCGTCCAATAACGCGAATGTGTCAACGCTACCAGTGGGTCCGGACACAGTGACAGctactatttttaataacggCCGCGCAGAAGGCACTTTGGGAGATGAAGAGGTCGCATGCGTCAGAATATCGTGTTCCGAGTCGTCAAGCAGCGGTGCCGCTTCGGATACATTGCAGGCCGCGGGCGCAGTTACGCTAGATGTCGATGGCACTTGCTCGTCGTCGGCGTCGGAGTCGTCGTCGGCGGCGTCGTCGTCCTCCACATCGACGTGCGCAGTAACGACGCGTTCAGACTTTGACCCGTGTAACAAATTATGATGACGCATCTCGCAACCTTCTACGCTACATACCTTTTTCAAGCAAGAAGTTTTGTTCTTATGAAAACCTTTTTTCAAACACCTATGACacattttattctttttgatAAATTGCCACCTATCATTTATTGACAGTTTGATAAACTTGTCACAAACAGATAAGtcatgattttgtttacataatggacaattattttcaaaattgttaTGCGTGTTTAACGATGTTGAAATACTATCGGACGAATGATTATTTTCAgcaataatgtttattttgtcCCTATTACCAATCGGCCGGGAAACTAGGGCGGGCGCGTGGTCAATAGCGCCTCCAAATCTGCATTGCAGGTCGACTTCGCGCGAGAGGAAATCCGCAAACATTTCAATTTTTGAAGCGCTACCATTGCATGAATGAGCATAATCCAACCACCGTGGACGCAGCAGCGCAGGCAGTTTGCTCCATAGTGCTTGAAACAGCTCAGGCGAGCGTAAATGGTCGGGCTTATTTAACATGCGGATTACTTCTACGCAATTACGAACACGACTTGCGAAAATCACTAAATCCTTACCGTCGTAGCTTACCTTAGGTAGGGCACGCACCGCTGTCACTTCATGCATGACGACGAGCTCGGGGCGGCCGAAACGCGCGTCGAGCGCGGCCACCACCGCACCGGGGTCGCGGGCCGCCGCCAGCAGGCCCGCCACGGCCTCGCGCGCCGTCCCTCGTAGGGCGCGTGACAACCTAGCTAAATTTTCAGTAGGCGAGAAACTATCTGCTTTATTTTCGTAAACTCTTTTCAAAGCTAACCAATCTAAATGTGACTTGCCGTCGAAGTTTGGTAAATCAATCTTCGTTTGATTAACTTTATTTATCAGTTTGTCGAGCGAATTGACTAAGCGAGTCACTCCTCCGTCTTCAGGGCGATTTTGCTCGGGAGAGTTTTTAATTGCCGCGGCACTCACGCCGTGCTGCTCTCTCGATTCCAGTGGCTCGTGCTGGGCCGCAATATCGTCAAATCTGAAAGGTGGGTTGGCACTTAATAAATGTTGCTCATTGTGATTAGGAATTGTATTATTTACCCATTCCTGAACACTCGCACGACTGCGCGTGCCGTGGCTGCCACGTCGGCTTCCGCCAGCCTCTATAGCAGCGAGATTAGCTTGCAGTTCGAGCTCCGCAACTTGACGCTCGCGCTCCGCGGCGCGTTCTGCAACCTGGCGTTCCCGCTCAGCGGACTGCCGCTCTCGTTCCTTTTCCATTTCAGCCAATCGGCGCGCATGTTGCGCCTTCGCCTCAAGCTGGCGCGCGACAATGGTGGAAGAGGAGCGCGACGAGGCACCGCTCGCCACGCGGGAAGGTGTCGGCATCGGTTTATGAAGGGCGGGCACCGCGGCTTGCAGCGCGGGCGGATCAGTATCCCTCACGACCGCCTCACCGTCTCCCTTATGAGACTCACTCATTTTCACAGCTTTAGAACGAGTTATCATCtaaatccggttcgaaggaccaaattTCGTGGACTTAAGTAAAATGCACTGGTTTTCTTTGAGAAACAAAATGTAATctgacaaatagtaaaaatagacaaaaacagtataaaaaaccatagacaaaaataagtaaaaaaaggtaaaattatataaaaggtTGTGCAGTCTTGCACAGTAACAACAACTGAAATGTCGTCCGCAAATAAAATGGATTTATACTTAATTGCATCGCATAATATCGTTTACATAGATGATAAACATTAAAGGACCTAGTACACTACCTTGAGGTACAAAGTTATTTTATAGAGTTTCAGATTGGTAGTGGATTTCCTCATTTTGGTCATTTAATGTGGAAATATCTACATATTGATTTCTTCCAGACAAGTACGTTTGAATCCAATTTAAAGCAGGTCCTCGTATGCCATATTTGTCTAATTTTTGGAGAAGCAATTAATGGTCTACAAAATCGAACGCTTTAGACATGTCTAAGAATATTGCtgttgtgtgtttttttttttcatctacgCTTTTTGTTACGTAGTGAACTAAGTTAAAACCAGCAAGTGTGAtggatttgttttttgttttttttaatccgttTTGTGCCTGTTTTATGACATTATATTTTTCGAAAAATTCCATAATTCGTTTATGCATGCACTTTTCAAAAAATTTCGATAAGATGGGTATCAGGGTTATGGGGCGGTAATTTCCCAtgtccattttatttttattcttgaaTAGTGGCTTTACTACAGACGTCTTAAGTAGGTCTGGGAAGCAACTAGCTTCAAAAGAAAAATTTATCAAATAAGCAAGAATTGTAACAAGATCAGCTTTACAGTTTTTAATAACCTTGGTACTTACTAATTTCATCAAATCCTACAGCATTTGTGCTATTCAGTGACATGATTATGTTTCCGATCTCTAGTTCCGTAAATGGCTTTAAGAATGTACTATTTTACATTGCATTGATTTGACAATATGTTCTACTACTAGTGCATGTTGGCGTTTTATATGTTAActcaatataatatttattaaaacgcGTTGCTATCTCGTGATAAACTCGTTATTCACTTCTATTTTGTCAATGTACTGCGGTAACTTTGAGCTTTCTGTTTCAGCTTTTATCACGTTTCATGATGCCTTGCATTTATTTTTGCATCTTtgtatgtatttagtatttgtaaTATGTCTCGATTTATAAATGCATCGTTTCAGAAGTTTAgtatagttatagtattcatgtTTCTTTTGTTCACTTTGTTTATTCTTATAGTAATTTATTCTTAGATGTCTTTTTGTATTACAACTGACCTCAATCCCTTTTGAAATCCATTTAGGAGTTTGCTGCAACACATAGTTAACCATGATTCGCCGAATGGGAAAAGAAAAGAGTTTGTAAAATACTGATAACAACTCGTGGAATTTTTGAAACGCGGTATTAAAGTCACTTTCAATGTATACCTCGGAAAACGATAGCTTTGCTAGACATTCTTGGAATAAGGCCATGTTTTCTTGACAGTAGTCCCGTTTGAACTTAAAGTAAAGTTTtggcttttttattttcgaaTTTACTTTGAAGCTTAACATTTGAGCAGTATCATGATCGGACAAACTTAAAGGTAGAACTGCAGCAGAAGCATTTTTAATATTGCTCAGTATATTATCTATGCAAGTTTGTCCTCTAGTTGTACATGTAATatgtaatgttaaattataattttgtgcGATATCTAAAAATTCAGtactaattttactacttacAAGAATATTAATGTTTGAAATCTCCGCATATGACAATTTGGATAAACTTTTTACTCAAATCGTGAAGCATCATATTGAGTTTTAGGAAAAAGATACTGATTTATAAAAAAGGTAAGTTTTAGAAGGCTGAATGGAAGCATTACGCGCCGCCATAATTAAGGAAATAGAGTCCATCTAAGTTAACTTTGATACAACAAAGTGTGAGCATGCCATTATAAAggtcatttttaaatttgacatttataatGACATTCTTACACATTACAAATAcaatgcagagttagcttggtccgactcaaaattcaagttttacttagatttattttatcgttctGTCAACTCTAACAAACAAgttgtttataaaatatcaaaatgcCACGTCAACGAGTCTAGCGCTATGGGAAACCGACAAACAAAGCAACTTTTCAAGAACAAAGCCACGACCTGTGCGACTGTGAAGAATATAAAGTGTAAGTTTGTAGCTTAACTAGCAGCTAATCTCAACCTTATAACCGTTACATAAGGCTCATTTTCAAAGTGACTCGCTCAGGCGAAAATGCACGGAAGAAGTAGTGAACGAGTGACATAGCTGGAATATGTGTTTACTAGTGGTTGTGTTCCGTTGCGTTGGAAATTTGTGTTATGTCGTTGAATTGAAATTTAAGGAAGAACTTAAATATATGTCCGGAGAAGTTTCATTTGTAGAATAAATTTAGCCAAATAAAACCGTTAGAAACCAAGGTCGAGTCAaacgtattttgttattatgtattttaacgATAACAATCACGTCT harbors:
- the LOC133523124 gene encoding uncharacterized protein LOC133523124, whose protein sequence is MSESHKGDGEAVVRDTDPPALQAAVPALHKPMPTPSRVASGASSRSSSTIVARQLEAKAQHARRLAEMEKERERQSAERERQVAERAAERERQVAELELQANLAAIEAGGSRRGSHGTRSRASVQEWVNNTIPNHNEQHLLSANPPFRFDDIAAQHEPLESREQHGVSAAAIKNSPEQNRPEDGGVTRLVNSLDKLINKVNQTKIDLPNFDGKSHLDWLALKRVYENKADSFSPTENLARLSRALRGTAREAVAGLLAAARDPGAVVAALDARFGRPELVVMHEVTAVRALPKVSYDGKDLVIFASRVRNCVEVIRMLNKPDHLRSPELFQALWSKLPALLRPRWLDYAHSCNGSASKIEMFADFLSREVDLQCRFGGAIDHAPALVSRPIGNRDKINIIAENNHSSDSISTSLNTHNNFENNCPLCKQNHDLSVCDKFIKLSINDRWQFIKKNKMCHRCLKKGFHKNKTSCLKKVCSVEGCEMRHHNLLHGSKSERVVTAHVDVEDDDAADDDSDADDEQVPSTSSVTAPAACNVSEAAPLLDDSEHDILTHATSSSPKVPSARPLLKIVAVTVSGPTGSVDTFALLDDGSSGTYIDSEISSQIGAKASDRLIHLDCVVGLSKDIKVQYVNFNIQGRHSTEVHSIKKARSINGLGAARQCAYQDSVRKYPYLADIAGEFCYGDVKPMLIIGLDNWHLSLATDVRKGTKTQPAAILTALGWVLFGFGCSKTKRVDVVNHITLSETDSDSDCFTLERLIREQFKIDSIGISKKEARNADDERAIQVLESTAHRLPGGRFEVGLLWKADNLDIPDSYKLALSRFLSLEKKMMKDPCYAERYRHNVHDMLSKEYAEQCSSGPASGRPVWYLPHFGVINPNKPNKLRTVHDAAAKSHGVSLNSLLLTGPDLLQPLLGILMRFREGAIALNADIREMFPQIKIIEKDRDAQRFLWRDTPSEPVRTFRMSSMIFGAASSPFTAIHIKNKNALEWQETYPEAARVIIDDHYMDDCITSLDEIDKAAKLAADIYTVHAHAGFEMRSWTSNSPSALSLLPKESLLEVPRANNIDVELGRLATPVRTLGLIWQPANDLIGFNTGVKKDTVLPEKLTKRGVLVHVMRIYDPLGILAPIVVRGRIMFQDAWRKGLNWDQELSQCDSAAWKSWFQDLISTSSLRIPRRYNLSDLEVAGCELHVFSDASESAYAAVAYWRFLYVNGDIRLSLICSKVRVSPIRPVSIPRLELQGALIAARLAMSICEAHRLKPMRRVFWCDSMTVLGWLRSDARTLKPFVSHRVGEILELTNISEWHWVPSDLNVADDATRVKRIVLSTESRWISGPGFLLSSDWPAEPQVDVSGLGREEYKNIIHLITETDLPAPVSADPSRFSSWLRMVRATAKAHLFISLLRMRSMRRRDANFNLPRLEGHLCTFHPTCTSSPGTSNPPNIPPKITASDIRLAETHILRQSQLDSFKEDILRIKNRDPLPRSSRLFKLSPFLDDNGQLRMFSRIAAAAGVTDEVKRPLILDGKHPAVRLLIARYHQKAGHANKEKVLNELHQRFWILGLRNAARSVAHGCQFCKLRRARTFTPPMGNLPECRLAHHQRPFSFVGLDYFGPVLVSVGRRREKRYVALFTCLVIRAVHLEVVHSLTTDAAIMCLRRFIARRGTPQEIWSDHGTAFVGANRELRALYADSVEDFAANESINWRFIPPAAPFMGGAWERLVRSVKGALKVTLREQAPSDEVLSTLLAEAEALVNTRPLTHVSLDSDADEALTPAHFILTSPSGRPIPATLTEADLLSRNKWRRAVRLADHFWQRWVKEYLPCLSPRTGGGSPPNIAVGDVVIVCDSNLPRGSWPKGRITALYPGRDGIVRVADIATAAGVLRRPLKKLAKVPVSVSL